The proteins below come from a single Bacteroidota bacterium genomic window:
- a CDS encoding AbgT family transporter, with product MNTATKSKGAIARFLDIIEKAGNKLPDPAILFLILMLLVWFLSAIMAPIAFSEIDPRTGVSVRIINLLTGPSLANFLANMVGTFTGFAPLGIVLVAMLGVGVAEHSGFINAGLKSMLGVTPKKLLTPMLILVAIISHTATDAGYVLVIPLGGVIFYAAGRHPLAGIAAAFAGVSGGFSANFIPSGIDPLLQGFTQSAARIIDPVIELNPLNNWFFTGLSCILIVGLGWYLTDKVVEPRLLKNSPVDDSIDDEPQMNELSSKEKKAFWVATWTMLIGLLILFFWVWPNDSAMRSPDGQVASFAAPLMRSIVPIIFIVFLLPGVIYGFLAGIYKKSGDVIQSMSKAMSGMSYYIVMAFFCALFIDAFSKSNIGALLALKGASFLQSMAFPAEVTIVGIVFLTAAVNLLVGSASAKWALISPVMVPMLMQLNISPDLTQAAYRVGDSASNIVTPLMPYFPLVVIFCQRYVKKTGIGTLVAMMIPYSIVFLLSWTAFLLIFWKLGIPLGLQSTYSYP from the coding sequence ATGAATACAGCTACCAAATCAAAAGGGGCAATAGCCCGTTTTCTAGATATTATTGAAAAAGCGGGAAACAAGCTTCCAGACCCGGCAATTCTGTTTTTAATCCTAATGCTTTTGGTTTGGTTTCTTTCGGCTATTATGGCTCCAATTGCCTTTAGTGAGATAGATCCAAGAACGGGAGTGTCAGTACGCATAATCAATCTTCTTACTGGTCCCTCACTTGCAAATTTCCTTGCTAATATGGTTGGTACTTTTACAGGTTTTGCACCTCTGGGTATTGTTCTTGTTGCAATGCTTGGAGTGGGAGTTGCTGAACATTCGGGTTTTATTAACGCTGGTTTAAAATCAATGTTAGGAGTTACACCAAAAAAATTATTAACCCCTATGCTTATTTTGGTTGCTATAATCAGCCACACTGCAACTGATGCAGGCTATGTATTGGTTATACCCCTTGGAGGTGTTATTTTTTATGCTGCAGGTCGTCATCCTCTTGCTGGAATAGCAGCTGCTTTTGCTGGTGTTTCCGGTGGTTTTAGTGCAAATTTTATCCCCTCTGGTATTGATCCTTTACTTCAAGGTTTTACTCAATCAGCCGCAAGAATTATTGATCCTGTTATAGAATTAAACCCACTTAACAACTGGTTTTTCACTGGCTTATCCTGTATTCTCATAGTTGGATTAGGATGGTATTTAACCGATAAGGTTGTAGAACCAAGATTATTAAAAAATTCTCCCGTTGACGATTCCATTGATGATGAACCACAAATGAATGAATTATCTTCAAAAGAAAAAAAAGCCTTTTGGGTTGCTACTTGGACAATGCTTATAGGATTACTGATTCTTTTCTTTTGGGTGTGGCCAAATGATTCTGCTATGCGCTCTCCTGATGGGCAGGTTGCATCCTTTGCTGCTCCTTTGATGAGATCCATTGTGCCAATTATTTTTATTGTTTTTTTGCTTCCAGGTGTTATTTATGGTTTTCTGGCTGGTATCTATAAAAAATCAGGAGATGTTATTCAGAGTATGAGTAAAGCAATGAGTGGAATGAGTTATTACATAGTTATGGCTTTTTTCTGTGCCTTATTTATTGACGCCTTTAGTAAATCTAATATTGGAGCTTTACTTGCACTCAAGGGAGCCTCATTTCTACAATCTATGGCTTTTCCTGCTGAAGTAACTATTGTAGGAATAGTGTTTTTAACAGCGGCAGTTAATCTTCTGGTTGGTTCTGCTTCTGCAAAATGGGCTCTTATAAGCCCTGTAATGGTTCCTATGCTCATGCAGCTTAATATTTCCCCAGACCTTACTCAAGCGGCCTACAGAGTTGGTGATTCGGCCTCCAACATTGTTACACCTCTTATGCCTTACTTCCCCCTTGTTGTTATCTTTTGCCAGCGCTATGTTAAAAAAACAGGCATTGGAACCCTGGTGGCAATGATGATTCCTTATTCAATTGTTTTTCTGCTTTCCTGGACCGCTTTTTTACTTATCTTTTGGAAACTTGGTATTCCATTAGGATTACAGTCTACATACAGCTATCCTTGA
- a CDS encoding amidohydrolase — protein sequence MYPELSFKEFKTADYISDQLKALNIPHQKGIVETGIVAIIEGRNPASAIIALRADMDALPINESNDVDYKSKNSGIMHACGHDVHSASLIGAAKILTALKDDFEGTIKLIFQPGEEKLPGGASLMIKQGVLENPKPQSIFAQHVFPSLETGKVGFKSGMYMASTDEIYLTIKGKGGHAAMPEHYNNPIYIAAEILLALQQEFMHPDNKNIPDIPTVLAFGKFMANGATNVIPDEVKVEGTFRTMDEQWRTQAHKKMKELAEKIAIEKGGTCEFEIRIGYPYLENSPQTTEKARNAAEEYLGKENIVELSLRMTAEDFSFYTQHIPGCFYRLGTANSKKGITSGVHTSTFDIDEKALETGMGLLAFLAVNELKSLQKQK from the coding sequence ATGTACCCGGAATTATCATTTAAAGAATTTAAAACTGCCGATTATATTTCAGACCAACTAAAAGCATTAAATATCCCTCATCAAAAAGGAATTGTTGAAACTGGAATAGTAGCAATCATTGAGGGAAGAAACCCTGCCTCAGCTATAATAGCATTAAGAGCCGATATGGATGCATTGCCCATTAATGAATCAAATGATGTGGATTATAAGTCTAAAAATAGTGGTATAATGCATGCCTGTGGTCATGATGTTCATTCAGCATCTTTAATTGGAGCAGCAAAAATATTGACTGCGTTGAAAGATGATTTTGAAGGGACAATTAAATTGATTTTCCAGCCAGGAGAAGAGAAGTTGCCAGGCGGGGCATCCTTAATGATAAAGCAGGGAGTATTGGAGAATCCAAAGCCGCAATCTATTTTTGCACAGCATGTTTTTCCTTCACTTGAAACTGGAAAAGTTGGTTTTAAAAGCGGGATGTATATGGCTTCCACAGATGAAATTTATTTGACAATAAAAGGAAAAGGAGGTCATGCTGCCATGCCCGAGCATTACAATAATCCAATCTATATTGCAGCTGAAATTTTACTTGCTCTTCAACAGGAATTTATGCATCCTGATAATAAAAATATTCCGGATATACCCACTGTATTGGCTTTTGGAAAATTCATGGCAAATGGTGCCACAAATGTGATTCCTGATGAGGTTAAAGTTGAAGGTACTTTCCGTACAATGGATGAGCAGTGGAGAACGCAAGCACATAAAAAGATGAAAGAACTGGCCGAAAAAATTGCTATTGAAAAGGGTGGGACATGTGAATTTGAAATACGAATTGGATATCCTTATTTAGAAAATAGTCCTCAAACCACTGAGAAAGCCCGAAATGCAGCTGAAGAATATCTTGGAAAAGAAAATATTGTAGAACTCTCCTTAAGAATGACAGCTGAAGATTTTTCATTTTATACTCAGCATATACCCGGCTGTTTCTACCGTTTGGGCACTGCAAACAGCAAAAAAGGGATTACCTCAGGAGTACATACATCAACCTTTGATATAGATGAAAAAGCCTTGGAAACAGGAATGGGCTTACTTGCTTTTTTAGCGGTTAATGAACTTAAGAGTTTACAAAAGCAGAAATAA
- a CDS encoding sulfite exporter TauE/SafE family protein: MNFSLIIGLLFIGLVAGVLSGMIGIGGGIVIVPALVYFLGLTQHQSQGTSLLMMLPPIGVLAAINYYKSSHMQQDFKYIVFALILSAAFLIGGYIGSRISINIDKVTLQKVFGIILFVIAIKMFFFSK; encoded by the coding sequence ATGAATTTTTCTTTAATTATTGGCTTACTTTTTATTGGCTTAGTTGCAGGGGTGTTGAGTGGTATGATTGGTATTGGAGGAGGCATTGTAATTGTACCTGCTCTTGTTTATTTTTTAGGACTTACCCAACATCAAAGCCAAGGTACCAGTTTATTAATGATGTTGCCTCCTATTGGTGTGCTTGCTGCAATTAACTATTACAAAAGCTCACACATGCAGCAAGATTTTAAATACATTGTCTTTGCACTTATACTTTCAGCAGCTTTTCTTATTGGTGGTTATATAGGTTCCCGAATTTCCATAAACATTGATAAAGTTACTTTACAAAAAGTTTTTGGTATTATCCTTTTTGTAATTGCCATTAAAATGTTTTTTTTTAGTAAGTAA
- a CDS encoding PD40 domain-containing protein, with translation MSKLIKICKVNTAILAVVIAFAGILHSSLIRAQFYNGSQMEFGKNRVQYDEFLWSYYRFEKIETYFYPGGKELAIYTAKTATDHISDLEAIFDYEIENNIQFIIYNKQSHFRQSNLGASTDNTYNIGGVTNIVGSKVFIYFEGDHAKLDAQIRAGVAEVLVNEMLYGGDWREIMKNSALLVLPDWYLQGLISYAADPWNVYVENKVKDGVLSGKYDKFNRLAGDNAVNAGHSMWHFIAETYGPNTVSNILYMTHVSRNIESGFLFVLGASLKTLTMEWMNYYKTKYETLDDTRILAETNLIPVKNRKNRVYSQLKSSPDGRYVAFVSNELGQYKVFIYDKEKKRMKRILKEGHRLLRINDFSYPILSWHPAGQMLAIMVEDQAKPHLLLYSLEDKKTESRPIFILDKILDFSYSPDGREMVFSAVLNGQSDIYIYNIGANTQNQITKDIFDDLNPRFINKGKQVIFSSNRTDDTIRTKGVDIKSYNSNRDVFIYDLASKSNVLKRVTNTHHVDELQPQQWNDNDVTYLSNQNRVYNRFVAEFDSVISHIDTAAHYRQTITAAPITNYPRHILEHETETKAGKLSEIVFHNGKYKLFLQELGENPEQNFQNFEQTPFPLNKSKIPEKSKTSSATTKNKNNSASKQAEPQQQAKDTTVSKSRFQSVKVFDETSTDSTMVDINNYKFDKKAEAEKRQNPVSTQKDTAFQSIIKKEDNTDEPEEFILPNLRNYNITYYTNYVVSQIDNNLTNLSYQPFMGGGGFFNPGMNGLFKIGISDLFDNRRIMGGVRLSPNLQTNEYLLSYEDYTRRLNRQYIFNRRGMMLSDGITLKKIHTHEIRHVLSWPFSEVASVRGTASLRQDRKVTLATDYDRLRNYPTLFDYWAGAKLEYVFDNVLPLGVNLNRGTRSKIFAEYYRHLQIEGVNIYVLGLDFRHYIKIHRDFIWANRFAASTSLGSHKLIYFMGGVDNWLLPRFDQETRIDYSQNYVFQTLATNMRGFHQNARNGNSFAVINSELRMPIFRYLVNQPIKSDFINNFQIIGFTDIGTAWNGLSPYSEDNTLNTEIIYANPFVITLKNQKEPIIAGYGFGLRSRLWGYFIRADWAWGVEDGVVKPRIFYLSLSLDF, from the coding sequence TTGAGCAAGCTAATAAAAATATGTAAAGTAAACACAGCTATTTTGGCTGTTGTTATTGCTTTTGCCGGAATTCTTCATTCTTCCTTAATTCGTGCCCAGTTTTACAATGGTTCCCAAATGGAATTTGGCAAGAACAGGGTTCAATACGATGAATTTCTGTGGAGTTATTATCGCTTTGAAAAAATCGAGACCTACTTTTATCCGGGTGGGAAAGAATTGGCTATTTATACTGCCAAAACCGCAACTGATCATATTTCCGATCTTGAGGCCATTTTTGATTATGAAATTGAAAACAATATTCAATTCATAATTTATAACAAGCAAAGTCATTTCAGGCAAAGTAATTTAGGGGCAAGTACTGACAATACATACAATATTGGTGGAGTAACAAATATTGTTGGTTCTAAAGTTTTCATTTATTTCGAGGGTGATCATGCAAAACTAGATGCACAAATAAGAGCAGGAGTGGCAGAGGTACTGGTTAACGAAATGCTTTACGGGGGAGATTGGAGGGAAATAATGAAAAATTCAGCTCTGTTGGTTCTCCCTGATTGGTATTTGCAAGGGTTAATTTCATATGCTGCTGATCCCTGGAATGTTTATGTTGAAAACAAAGTAAAGGATGGTGTTCTTTCCGGAAAGTATGATAAGTTTAATCGATTAGCTGGTGATAATGCAGTAAATGCCGGTCATTCAATGTGGCATTTTATAGCTGAAACGTATGGGCCAAATACAGTTTCGAATATTCTTTACATGACTCATGTGAGTCGTAACATTGAAAGCGGATTCCTTTTTGTTTTGGGAGCATCTCTGAAAACACTTACCATGGAATGGATGAATTACTATAAAACAAAGTATGAAACTTTAGATGATACCAGAATTCTTGCAGAAACTAATCTTATACCAGTAAAGAACAGGAAAAACCGGGTATACAGTCAATTAAAATCCAGTCCGGATGGAAGGTATGTTGCTTTTGTTTCTAATGAACTTGGCCAGTATAAAGTTTTCATTTACGACAAGGAGAAAAAAAGAATGAAGCGCATATTAAAAGAAGGACATCGGCTCTTGCGCATTAATGATTTTTCTTATCCTATTCTTTCCTGGCATCCTGCTGGCCAAATGTTGGCTATTATGGTGGAGGATCAAGCAAAGCCACATCTTTTACTATATTCTTTAGAGGATAAAAAAACAGAAAGCAGGCCTATTTTTATTTTAGATAAAATACTTGACTTTTCATATTCTCCTGATGGCAGGGAAATGGTTTTTTCTGCGGTATTAAATGGGCAATCTGATATTTATATTTATAATATTGGTGCAAACACACAAAATCAAATAACGAAAGATATTTTTGATGATTTAAATCCTCGTTTTATAAATAAAGGAAAGCAGGTAATCTTTAGTTCTAATCGCACTGATGATACCATTAGAACAAAAGGGGTAGATATTAAATCCTACAACAGTAACAGGGATGTATTTATTTATGATCTTGCCAGTAAATCAAATGTTTTAAAAAGAGTAACCAATACTCATCATGTTGATGAATTGCAGCCTCAGCAATGGAATGACAATGATGTAACTTATTTAAGCAATCAAAACAGAGTTTACAATCGTTTTGTTGCTGAATTTGATAGTGTAATAAGTCATATTGATACTGCGGCACATTACCGGCAAACCATAACTGCCGCACCCATTACTAATTATCCTCGTCATATTCTTGAACATGAAACTGAAACTAAAGCAGGAAAATTATCTGAAATAGTATTTCATAATGGAAAGTACAAACTTTTTTTGCAGGAACTGGGTGAAAATCCTGAACAAAATTTTCAAAATTTCGAGCAGACTCCGTTCCCTTTAAACAAAAGTAAAATTCCTGAAAAAAGTAAAACCTCAAGCGCTACTACCAAAAACAAAAACAATTCTGCATCAAAACAAGCAGAACCACAACAACAAGCAAAAGATACTACGGTAAGTAAATCAAGATTTCAAAGTGTAAAAGTATTTGATGAAACATCCACAGATTCTACAATGGTGGATATAAATAATTATAAATTTGATAAAAAAGCAGAAGCTGAGAAAAGACAAAATCCGGTGTCCACTCAAAAAGATACAGCTTTTCAATCGATTATAAAAAAGGAGGATAATACTGATGAACCTGAGGAATTCATTTTACCCAATCTTCGAAATTATAACATTACTTATTATACTAATTATGTTGTATCTCAAATAGATAACAATTTAACAAACTTATCCTATCAGCCTTTTATGGGTGGGGGAGGATTTTTTAACCCGGGAATGAATGGGTTATTTAAAATCGGGATTAGCGATTTATTTGATAATCGCAGGATTATGGGTGGTGTAAGGCTTTCTCCAAATCTTCAAACCAACGAATATTTGTTGAGTTATGAAGATTATACCAGAAGGCTTAACAGGCAATACATTTTCAATCGCAGAGGAATGATGCTTTCAGATGGCATAACCTTAAAAAAGATACATACCCATGAGATAAGGCATGTTTTAAGTTGGCCCTTTAGTGAGGTCGCAAGTGTTAGAGGTACTGCAAGTTTAAGACAGGATAGAAAGGTTACCCTTGCCACAGATTATGACCGATTAAGGAATTATCCAACATTATTTGATTATTGGGCAGGAGCTAAATTGGAATATGTTTTCGATAATGTTCTCCCACTTGGGGTGAATTTGAACAGGGGAACAAGATCTAAAATATTTGCAGAGTATTACAGACATCTTCAGATTGAAGGTGTAAATATTTATGTTTTAGGATTGGACTTCAGGCACTATATTAAGATCCACCGTGATTTTATTTGGGCCAACAGGTTTGCTGCAAGTACTTCTCTGGGTTCCCATAAACTTATTTATTTCATGGGTGGAGTAGACAATTGGTTATTACCAAGATTCGACCAGGAAACCCGAATTGATTATTCACAAAATTATGTGTTTCAGACCTTGGCAACAAACATGAGGGGTTTCCACCAGAATGCAAGAAATGGAAATTCATTTGCAGTTATTAATAGTGAATTAAGGATGCCCATTTTCAGATATTTGGTTAATCAACCCATTAAATCTGATTTCATTAATAATTTCCAAATAATTGGATTTACAGATATTGGAACAGCATGGAATGGATTGTCTCCTTATTCTGAAGATAATACTTTAAATACAGAAATTATATATGCTAATCCTTTTGTTATTACTTTGAAAAACCAAAAAGAACCAATAATTGCAGGATATGGTTTTGGTTTAAGAAGCCGTTTATGGGGTTATTTTATAAGAGCTGATTGGGCTTGGGGAGTTGAAGACGGAGTGGTGAAGCCAAGAATATTTTACCTTTCCTTAAGTTTAGATTTTTAA
- a CDS encoding MBL fold metallo-hydrolase: protein MIQIDFFTFNPFQENTYILYDETKECIIVDPGCYSPSEKRELADFIKLKELKPVMLVLTHAHIDHVLGNDFIHKTYGLTPIMNAIEIPGLRGVSQYGHLYGIHADPSPEPESFIDEGDNIKFGNSSLKVLFTPGHSAGSVSLYNDEQKFIIAGDVLFQGSIGRTDLPGGDFDTLIASIKNKLFPLGDDFKVYSGHGPATNIGIEKKNNPFLK, encoded by the coding sequence ATGATTCAAATAGATTTTTTCACTTTCAATCCTTTTCAGGAGAACACTTACATACTTTATGATGAAACAAAAGAGTGTATTATAGTAGATCCTGGCTGTTATAGTCCTTCGGAAAAAAGGGAATTAGCGGATTTTATTAAATTAAAAGAACTAAAACCAGTAATGCTAGTACTTACCCACGCACATATTGACCATGTTCTTGGGAACGATTTTATCCATAAAACATATGGTTTAACCCCAATAATGAATGCAATTGAAATTCCAGGTCTTCGCGGGGTTTCTCAATATGGGCATCTTTATGGAATTCACGCAGATCCATCGCCAGAACCAGAATCTTTTATTGATGAGGGAGACAACATTAAATTTGGTAACAGTAGTTTAAAAGTATTATTTACCCCAGGACATTCTGCTGGAAGTGTTTCTCTTTATAATGACGAACAAAAATTCATAATTGCAGGTGATGTGCTTTTTCAAGGAAGTATCGGAAGAACCGATCTTCCAGGAGGTGATTTTGATACTTTAATTGCAAGCATAAAAAATAAATTATTCCCACTTGGAGATGACTTTAAAGTATATTCCGGTCATGGCCCAGCAACAAACATTGGAATTGAAAAGAAAAACAATCCCTTTCTAAAATAA
- a CDS encoding FAD-dependent monooxygenase, with product MAEKVTIIGAGLVGSLFSIYLARKGYHVDLFERRTDMRKEKISAGKSINLALSDRGWKALELIGVAEEVKKVAIPMHGRMVHDVKGELSFYPYGKDSQSIYSVSRGGLNSTLMNLAESHPNLSLYFNEKCIDVNLDSSEIIFENQASKNKVSVYGNKIIGADGAFSTARLALQMTDRFNYSQEYLEHGYKELTIPANTDGTWKIEKNALHIWPRGEYMLIALPNLDGSFTCTLFFPFEGENSFGTLKTAKDVSAFFEKVFPDAVSLMPTYVEDFENNPTSSLVMIKCNPWNYKDKLLLIGDASHGIVPFFGQGMNSGFEDCTVLAELFEKHGEDWEKVFNSFSAIRKPDTDAICQLALNNYIEMRDLVADPMFVLRKKIESRFHQKYPDKWVPLYSMVTFSDMPYSAALKEGSFQDNIMKKILSIKNIEQIWDSEEVEMEILKYF from the coding sequence ATGGCTGAAAAAGTAACAATAATAGGAGCAGGGTTAGTAGGATCTTTATTTTCAATTTACCTTGCCCGTAAAGGTTATCATGTAGATCTTTTTGAAAGAAGGACTGATATGCGCAAAGAAAAAATTTCAGCTGGCAAATCCATTAATCTTGCGCTTTCTGATAGAGGATGGAAAGCCCTGGAGTTAATTGGAGTTGCTGAGGAAGTAAAAAAAGTAGCCATCCCTATGCATGGAAGAATGGTACATGATGTTAAAGGCGAGCTCAGCTTTTATCCTTATGGAAAAGATAGTCAATCGATTTACTCAGTCTCCCGGGGCGGACTGAATTCCACGTTAATGAATTTAGCAGAAAGTCACCCTAATTTAAGTCTCTATTTTAATGAAAAATGCATAGATGTTAATTTAGATAGTTCAGAAATAATTTTTGAAAACCAGGCAAGTAAAAACAAGGTTTCTGTTTATGGGAACAAGATTATCGGTGCAGACGGAGCTTTTTCTACAGCAAGATTGGCGCTTCAAATGACTGATAGATTTAATTATTCTCAGGAATATCTTGAACATGGATATAAAGAGTTGACAATTCCTGCCAACACTGATGGAACGTGGAAAATTGAAAAAAATGCACTTCATATTTGGCCAAGAGGGGAATATATGCTTATTGCATTACCCAATTTGGATGGTAGTTTTACTTGTACCTTGTTTTTTCCTTTTGAAGGAGAAAATTCCTTCGGAACTTTAAAAACGGCAAAGGATGTATCTGCTTTTTTTGAAAAGGTGTTTCCAGATGCGGTATCCTTAATGCCAACCTATGTTGAGGATTTTGAAAACAACCCAACATCGTCTCTTGTAATGATAAAATGTAATCCCTGGAATTACAAAGACAAACTTCTTTTAATTGGAGACGCTTCTCATGGGATAGTTCCTTTTTTCGGTCAAGGTATGAACAGTGGATTCGAAGACTGTACAGTTTTGGCAGAGCTTTTCGAAAAGCATGGAGAAGATTGGGAGAAGGTTTTCAATTCGTTTTCTGCAATTCGAAAACCTGACACTGATGCTATTTGCCAATTGGCTCTAAATAACTACATTGAAATGAGGGATTTGGTTGCCGATCCAATGTTTGTTTTGAGAAAAAAAATCGAGTCTCGTTTCCATCAAAAATACCCTGATAAATGGGTACCATTGTATTCAATGGTTACTTTTAGTGACATGCCTTATTCCGCTGCATTAAAGGAAGGAAGTTTCCAGGATAACATTATGAAAAAAATATTGTCAATAAAAAACATTGAACAAATTTGGGATAGTGAAGAAGTAGAGATGGAAATTTTAAAATATTTTTAA
- the kynU gene encoding kynureninase codes for MNFVNSIEFALQEDDQDKLRKFQSKFLFPEIGGKKAVYLCGNSLGLQPVTVKDAVLQELDDWAKLGVEGHMKARSPWLSYHEQFSEPVARIVGALPNEIVVMNQLTVNLHLLMASFYRPSKERYKIICEAKAFPSDQYALESQVRFHGFNPEDAIIEVKPRDGEYLIRNEDIISSIEKAGDSLALVMIGGVNYYTGQVFDMEQITESAHKVGAYAGFDLAHATGNIKLNLHAWKVDFACWCSYKYLNSGPGGVSGVYIYEKHARNKNLTRFAGWWGHDKKTRFLMGKNFVPIESAEGWQLSNAPVLSMAAHKASISIFEEAGMDNLIQKSKKMTAYLEFIIEDINRKITNGGKLEIITPKDEKARGCQISIVAHNRGKELFNVISENGIIADWREPNVIRIAPVPLYNSFEDLWKFGQIISSCL; via the coding sequence ATGAATTTTGTTAATTCAATTGAGTTTGCTCTACAGGAAGATGATCAGGATAAACTAAGAAAATTTCAGAGTAAGTTTCTTTTTCCAGAAATTGGCGGTAAAAAAGCAGTTTATTTATGTGGTAATTCATTAGGATTGCAACCTGTAACCGTGAAAGATGCAGTATTGCAGGAACTGGATGACTGGGCTAAATTAGGAGTTGAGGGCCATATGAAAGCAAGAAGCCCCTGGCTTTCATACCATGAACAGTTTTCTGAACCTGTTGCAAGAATTGTAGGAGCCTTGCCAAATGAAATAGTAGTAATGAATCAACTTACTGTAAATCTTCATTTATTGATGGCATCTTTTTATCGGCCATCAAAAGAAAGATATAAAATTATTTGTGAAGCCAAAGCCTTTCCCTCCGATCAATATGCATTGGAATCACAGGTAAGGTTTCATGGTTTTAATCCCGAAGATGCCATAATAGAGGTAAAACCAAGAGATGGCGAGTACCTGATAAGAAACGAAGATATTATTTCAAGTATTGAAAAAGCAGGCGATTCCCTTGCTTTGGTTATGATTGGTGGTGTAAATTATTATACCGGCCAGGTTTTTGACATGGAACAAATTACTGAATCTGCTCATAAAGTTGGAGCTTATGCTGGGTTCGACCTGGCTCATGCTACAGGCAACATCAAATTAAACCTGCATGCCTGGAAAGTCGATTTTGCCTGTTGGTGCAGTTATAAATATTTAAATTCAGGTCCAGGAGGTGTTTCCGGAGTATATATTTATGAGAAGCATGCCAGAAACAAAAATTTAACAAGGTTTGCCGGATGGTGGGGTCATGACAAAAAAACAAGATTTTTAATGGGGAAAAATTTTGTACCCATTGAATCTGCTGAAGGATGGCAACTAAGCAATGCTCCAGTGCTTTCCATGGCTGCTCATAAAGCTTCAATTTCTATTTTTGAAGAAGCGGGGATGGATAATTTGATACAAAAGAGCAAAAAAATGACGGCATATCTTGAATTTATCATTGAGGATATTAACCGAAAGATCACTAATGGAGGTAAATTGGAAATAATAACACCCAAAGATGAAAAGGCAAGGGGATGTCAAATTTCAATTGTAGCACATAATAGGGGGAAGGAATTATTTAATGTTATTTCTGAAAATGGAATAATTGCTGATTGGAGGGAACCTAACGTAATCCGAATTGCTCCTGTTCCTTTATATAATTCATTTGAGGATTTATGGAAGTTTGGTCAGATAATTTCATCATGCCTTTAA